A stretch of Geomonas oryzisoli DNA encodes these proteins:
- a CDS encoding peroxiredoxin has translation MSLTTLVTKEAPDFTAQAVLPDNSFAELTLSKYRGKYVVLFFYPLDFTFVCPSEILAFNKRVAEFKEKNCEVIGVSVDSRFTHLAWKNTTVENGGIGNVQYPLVEDLDKSIARSYGILLNESVALRGLFLIDTKGVVRHTVINDLPLGRSVGEALRMLDALQFVETHGGEVCPANWQEGEESMKASTAGVAEYLAKKHGK, from the coding sequence ATGAGTCTTACTACCTTGGTTACTAAGGAAGCCCCCGATTTTACAGCGCAGGCGGTGTTGCCCGATAACTCCTTCGCAGAGCTCACTCTGTCCAAATATCGCGGCAAGTACGTCGTCCTCTTTTTCTACCCGCTCGACTTCACCTTCGTCTGCCCCTCCGAGATCCTTGCCTTCAACAAGAGGGTGGCGGAATTCAAGGAGAAGAACTGCGAGGTCATCGGCGTTTCCGTAGACTCCAGGTTCACCCATCTGGCCTGGAAAAACACTACGGTGGAAAACGGCGGCATCGGCAATGTCCAATACCCGCTGGTCGAGGATCTCGACAAGTCCATCGCCAGGAGCTACGGCATCCTGCTGAACGAGTCGGTTGCGCTGCGCGGGTTGTTCCTGATCGACACCAAGGGCGTGGTTCGCCACACCGTCATCAACGATCTGCCGCTTGGGCGCAGCGTCGGCGAGGCGCTCAGGATGCTGGACGCGCTTCAGTTCGTCGAAACCCACGGCGGCGAAGTCTGCCCGGCCAACTGGCAGGAAGGTGAGGAGTCTATGAAGGCTTCCACCGCAGGCGTTGCCGAATATCTCGCCAAGAAGCACGGCAAGTAA
- a CDS encoding response regulator: MNKMILLVEDNPDDEALTLRAIRKHMPYGIVVARDGAEALEHLFGTGRNAGVGQALTPLLVLLDLKLPKVNGLEVLRRMREEARTRSIPVIVFTSSTEEQDILDSYRLGANSYIRKPVDYGQFCENMKQVMNYWLSVNQLPPQRTCAAV; this comes from the coding sequence GTGAACAAGATGATCCTGCTGGTCGAGGACAACCCCGACGATGAAGCTTTAACCCTTAGGGCGATACGCAAGCACATGCCCTACGGCATCGTGGTGGCGCGCGACGGCGCCGAGGCGCTGGAGCACCTGTTCGGCACCGGGCGCAACGCCGGAGTGGGGCAGGCGCTGACGCCGCTTCTGGTACTGCTCGACCTGAAGCTTCCCAAGGTGAACGGCCTGGAGGTCTTGCGGCGCATGAGGGAGGAGGCGAGGACCCGCTCCATCCCGGTGATCGTGTTCACCTCGTCCACCGAGGAGCAGGATATCCTGGACAGCTATCGCCTGGGCGCCAACAGCTACATCCGGAAACCGGTGGATTACGGCCAGTTCTGCGAAAATATGAAGCAGGTGATGAACTACTGGCTGAGCGTGAACCAGCTCCCCCCGCAACGGACCTGCGCCGCGGTCTGA
- a CDS encoding nitrous oxide-stimulated promoter family protein, giving the protein MEKRAKQEKDIRVLETFIGCYCRSKHKSPKGVLCEECSVLLAYARTKREKCPLDPKPTCKHCHVHCYGKAQRARIREIMAYSGKHLMLRGRLDLLWHYFF; this is encoded by the coding sequence ATGGAAAAGAGAGCGAAGCAGGAAAAAGATATCAGGGTCCTGGAAACCTTCATCGGCTGCTACTGCCGCAGCAAGCACAAAAGCCCGAAGGGTGTGCTCTGTGAGGAGTGCTCAGTGCTTCTGGCCTATGCCAGGACGAAGCGGGAGAAATGCCCTCTCGACCCCAAGCCCACGTGCAAGCACTGTCACGTGCACTGCTACGGCAAGGCGCAGCGCGCCAGGATCCGCGAGATCATGGCCTACTCGGGAAAACACTTGATGCTGCGCGGCCGCCTCGATCTGCTCTGGCATTACTTTTTTTAG
- a CDS encoding exosortase system-associated protein, TIGR04073 family, with amino-acid sequence MQKRFVCLTILALALALTVEKGHASDSRTVDTASAQEVVDGMANKLVRGVANIATGWLEFPKQIYLTCKEEGAVKCLTVGPVKGIGMTLVRTASGVGETATFFLAYPGFYDPFLDPAYPWQKE; translated from the coding sequence ATGCAGAAGAGGTTTGTTTGTCTGACCATACTGGCGCTGGCCCTGGCCCTGACGGTGGAGAAGGGGCATGCCTCCGATTCCCGCACCGTGGATACCGCTTCGGCGCAGGAGGTGGTGGACGGCATGGCCAACAAGCTGGTTCGCGGGGTGGCCAATATAGCGACGGGATGGTTGGAATTTCCGAAACAGATCTATCTCACCTGCAAGGAAGAAGGGGCCGTCAAGTGTCTCACCGTAGGTCCCGTCAAGGGGATAGGGATGACGCTGGTACGTACCGCATCGGGTGTCGGCGAGACAGCCACGTTCTTCCTGGCGTACCCCGGTTTCTACGACCCGTTCCTGGACCCGGCCTACCCCTGGCAGAAGGAGTAG
- a CDS encoding GspE/PulE family protein, giving the protein MKKHHKDASAAHGAGQIVDLLVATGVITKQQLLYAQRVHGKLQSTKTLIDVLQELEYIKRDDVVRTLRENSLSIRIGDLLVELGYLKQSELLTALNLQKEGGTPRKMLGDIIVEKGFIEERRLTEVLSFQLGFPMAELEFRKLDRKLFAKAPFEVFRDELFVPYFADQDGNTLVAFANPLEKYSRLSAEKIFGRNVKPAIATRTAILSAIAAAQKTAGDDAAIPDESTVVGMINKLFDDAMTMGASDIHIEPLRDRLRIRLRHDGVMMPHMELSLDLAPQLSSRIKVMAQADIAEKRRHQDGRIIYESRLHGFNLDMRVSFYITIFGEKIVLRLLNKKEAILEVSQIGMAPRMLRQFMEDALETPSGVMIITGPTGSGKTSTLYGCVSHLNNINTSIITAEDPVEYVIEGVSQCSINNKIGVTFEETLRHMVRQDPDVIVLGEIRDTFSAETAIQAALTGHKVLTTFHTEDSIGGLLRLMNMQIESFLISSTVVCVVAQRLLRLVCNDCAEPYIPAPAEYGRMGMSAKDLAGASFRAGRGCTNCRFTGFKGRSAVFELLVLNEPVKEAILQNRSSAEIRRLSMETSGLVTLFEDGLVKAANGLISVQEVLRDLPRIGTPRPLMELRRILGY; this is encoded by the coding sequence ATGAAAAAACACCACAAGGATGCCTCAGCCGCCCATGGCGCCGGCCAGATCGTAGATCTCCTGGTTGCCACCGGCGTCATCACCAAACAGCAACTCCTCTACGCCCAGCGCGTGCACGGGAAGTTGCAGTCCACGAAGACGCTGATCGATGTCCTCCAGGAACTGGAGTACATAAAGCGCGACGACGTGGTGCGCACCCTGCGCGAGAACAGCCTTTCCATCAGGATAGGCGATCTGCTGGTCGAACTAGGCTATCTGAAGCAGAGCGAGCTGCTGACTGCGCTGAACCTGCAGAAGGAAGGGGGGACGCCGCGCAAGATGCTCGGCGACATCATCGTCGAGAAGGGGTTCATCGAGGAGCGCAGGCTGACCGAGGTGCTGTCCTTCCAGCTCGGCTTCCCCATGGCGGAGCTTGAATTCCGCAAGCTGGACCGCAAGCTGTTCGCCAAGGCCCCCTTCGAGGTTTTCAGAGACGAGCTCTTCGTCCCCTACTTCGCGGACCAGGACGGGAACACGCTGGTGGCATTCGCCAACCCGCTGGAGAAGTACTCCCGCCTGTCTGCCGAGAAGATCTTCGGCAGGAACGTGAAGCCCGCCATCGCAACCCGGACCGCCATCCTTTCCGCCATCGCCGCGGCGCAAAAGACCGCCGGTGACGATGCAGCCATCCCCGACGAGAGCACCGTGGTGGGGATGATCAACAAGCTCTTCGACGACGCCATGACCATGGGGGCCAGCGACATCCACATCGAGCCGCTCCGGGACCGGCTCCGGATACGGCTGCGCCACGATGGGGTCATGATGCCGCACATGGAGCTGTCGCTCGACCTCGCGCCGCAGCTCTCCTCGCGCATCAAGGTCATGGCCCAGGCCGACATCGCCGAGAAGAGGCGCCACCAGGACGGGCGCATCATCTACGAGAGCCGGTTGCACGGCTTCAACCTCGACATGCGCGTCTCCTTCTACATCACCATCTTCGGCGAGAAGATCGTGCTGCGCCTTCTGAACAAGAAGGAGGCGATTCTCGAGGTCTCGCAGATCGGCATGGCGCCGCGCATGCTCAGGCAGTTCATGGAAGACGCCCTGGAAACCCCGTCCGGGGTCATGATCATCACCGGTCCCACCGGCAGCGGCAAAACCTCGACCCTCTACGGCTGCGTCAGCCACCTCAATAACATCAACACCAGCATCATCACGGCCGAGGACCCGGTGGAGTACGTGATCGAGGGGGTGTCCCAGTGCTCCATTAACAACAAGATCGGGGTCACCTTCGAGGAGACCCTGCGCCACATGGTGCGCCAGGACCCGGACGTGATCGTCCTCGGCGAGATCCGCGACACCTTCTCCGCCGAAACCGCGATCCAGGCCGCCCTGACCGGCCACAAGGTGCTTACCACCTTCCACACCGAGGACAGCATCGGCGGCCTTTTGCGCCTGATGAACATGCAGATCGAGTCGTTTTTGATCTCCTCCACCGTGGTCTGCGTGGTCGCGCAGCGCCTGCTGCGCCTGGTCTGCAACGACTGCGCGGAGCCCTACATCCCGGCGCCGGCCGAGTACGGCAGGATGGGGATGTCGGCCAAGGACCTGGCCGGCGCCAGCTTCCGCGCCGGGAGGGGATGCACCAACTGCCGCTTCACCGGCTTCAAGGGGAGAAGCGCCGTCTTCGAGCTCCTGGTTCTGAACGAGCCGGTGAAGGAGGCCATCCTGCAGAACAGGTCCTCCGCCGAGATCCGCAGGCTGAGCATGGAAACCTCCGGGTTGGTCACCCTGTTCGAGGACGGCCTCGTCAAGGCGGCCAACGGGTTGATCTCGGTCCAGGAGGTGCTGCGCGACCTCCCACGGATAGGGACGCCCAGGCCACTCATGGAACTGCGGCGCATCCTCGGGTACTGA
- a CDS encoding ATP-binding protein: MIRKIVHIDQDKCDGCGLCVPSCAEGAIKIVDGKAQIAADNLCDGLGACLGECPQDAITIIERDADEFDEAAVEKHLTAQGGAPAHGHGHGHGHGHGHGHGHGHGHGHGHGHGHGHGHGHGHGGGCPGSRVQSFAPAPSGPAPAAGSVQSQLAQWPVQLHLVPVTAPYFKDAELLITADCVPFAYANYHQDFLAGKAVVVGCPKLDDNNAYLAKLTELFRVAGIKGITVLRMEVPCCGGIVMAARQALAASGMEIPFREVTVSIRGEIIER; the protein is encoded by the coding sequence ATGATCAGGAAAATCGTGCATATCGACCAGGACAAGTGCGACGGCTGCGGACTCTGCGTCCCGTCCTGCGCGGAAGGCGCTATCAAGATAGTCGACGGAAAGGCGCAGATCGCAGCGGATAACCTGTGTGACGGCTTGGGTGCCTGTCTGGGCGAGTGCCCGCAGGACGCCATCACCATCATAGAGCGTGATGCGGACGAGTTCGACGAGGCTGCAGTAGAGAAACATCTCACAGCCCAAGGCGGAGCACCCGCTCACGGACACGGTCACGGTCACGGACACGGTCACGGTCACGGTCACGGTCACGGTCATGGTCATGGTCATGGTCATGGTCATGGTCATGGTCATGGTCATGGTCATGGTCATGGCGGAGGTTGCCCGGGTTCCCGCGTTCAGAGCTTCGCACCGGCACCGTCCGGGCCGGCGCCCGCGGCAGGTTCGGTGCAAAGCCAACTGGCACAGTGGCCGGTGCAGTTGCACCTGGTGCCGGTGACTGCGCCGTACTTCAAGGATGCGGAGCTGCTCATCACCGCGGATTGCGTGCCCTTCGCCTACGCCAACTACCACCAGGACTTCCTCGCCGGAAAGGCCGTCGTGGTCGGTTGCCCGAAACTCGACGACAACAACGCATACCTCGCGAAGCTGACTGAGCTGTTCCGCGTCGCCGGCATCAAGGGGATCACGGTGCTCAGGATGGAAGTTCCCTGCTGCGGCGGCATCGTCATGGCGGCGCGCCAGGCCCTGGCAGCTTCCGGGATGGAGATCCCGTTCCGCGAGGTAACTGTCAGCATTCGCGGGGAAATCATCGAGCGCTAG
- the uvrB gene encoding excinuclease ABC subunit UvrB, producing the protein MDKFELVTGFQARGDQPRAIEELSEGVLRGDQHQVLLGVTGSGKTFTMAQVIASCNRPALVLAPNKTLAAQLYGEFKELFPNNAVEYFVSYYDYYQPEAYIPSSDTFIEKDSSINDEIDKFRHAATRSLLTRRDVIIVASVSCIYGIGSPESYQEMQIRVREGDDLGRDELLKRLVEIQYERNDVDFHRGSFRVRGDTVEVFPAHDDERAIRIEFWGDTVEAISEIDPLRGVQLQKLPRFAIYPASHYVASRQTLERAVEQIRLELEERIRYFKEQNMLLEAQRIEQRTFFDIEMMEQMGFCQGIENYSRHFDGRQAGEPPYTLIDYFPDDFLLVVDESHITVSQVGGMYRGDRSRKETLVNFGFRLPSALDNRPLTFQEFTRKLNQTIYVSATPAEYELKMSGGVVVEQLIRPTGLIDPVIEVRPAAGQVDDLLHEVRLTAERGERILVTTLTKRMAEELTDYYRELGIRVRYLHSDIDTFQRMEILRDLRLGEFDVLVGINLLREGLDLPEVSLVAILDADKEGFLRSTRSLIQTCGRAARNVSGRVLMYADKITGSMKDAIDETIRRRELQQAYNEEHGITPESVKRLIANVLQAPEEKDYVTVPVKGEDFLNPKDLEKTLKRLKKEMLAAAKAQEFERAAELRDKIKRLEVAEITKGN; encoded by the coding sequence ATGGACAAATTCGAACTGGTAACCGGTTTCCAGGCGCGGGGCGACCAGCCGCGCGCCATCGAAGAGCTTTCCGAAGGGGTGCTGCGCGGCGACCAGCACCAGGTCCTGCTCGGGGTCACCGGCTCCGGCAAGACCTTCACCATGGCGCAGGTCATCGCCTCGTGCAACCGCCCCGCCCTCGTGCTCGCTCCCAACAAGACCCTCGCGGCCCAGCTCTACGGCGAGTTCAAGGAGCTCTTCCCAAACAACGCCGTCGAATACTTCGTTTCCTACTACGATTACTACCAGCCCGAAGCCTACATCCCCTCCTCGGACACCTTCATCGAGAAGGACTCCTCGATCAACGACGAGATCGACAAATTCCGCCATGCCGCGACCAGGAGCCTGTTGACCCGGCGCGACGTGATCATCGTCGCCTCGGTTTCCTGCATCTACGGCATCGGCTCGCCGGAATCGTACCAGGAGATGCAGATCCGGGTGCGCGAGGGGGACGATCTCGGCCGCGACGAGCTGTTGAAGCGCCTGGTGGAGATCCAGTACGAGAGAAACGACGTCGACTTCCACCGCGGCAGCTTCCGGGTGCGCGGCGACACCGTCGAGGTGTTCCCTGCTCACGATGACGAGCGCGCCATCCGCATCGAGTTCTGGGGCGACACCGTGGAGGCGATCTCGGAGATCGACCCGCTGCGCGGCGTGCAGCTCCAGAAACTGCCGCGTTTCGCCATCTACCCGGCGTCGCACTACGTGGCGAGCCGCCAGACCCTGGAGCGGGCCGTCGAGCAGATCCGGCTCGAACTGGAGGAGCGCATCCGCTACTTCAAGGAGCAGAACATGCTCCTGGAGGCGCAGCGCATCGAGCAGCGCACCTTCTTCGACATCGAGATGATGGAGCAGATGGGCTTTTGCCAGGGGATCGAGAACTATTCCAGGCACTTCGACGGGCGCCAGGCGGGGGAGCCCCCCTACACGCTCATCGACTACTTCCCCGATGATTTCCTGCTGGTGGTGGACGAGTCGCACATCACCGTGTCGCAGGTGGGTGGGATGTATCGCGGCGACCGGAGCCGCAAGGAAACCCTGGTCAACTTCGGCTTCCGGCTCCCCTCGGCCCTGGACAACCGGCCGCTTACCTTCCAGGAGTTCACCCGGAAGCTGAACCAGACCATCTACGTCTCGGCGACCCCAGCGGAGTACGAGCTGAAGATGTCCGGGGGCGTCGTGGTGGAGCAGCTGATCCGCCCCACCGGCCTCATCGATCCGGTTATCGAGGTGCGTCCCGCGGCGGGGCAGGTGGACGATCTGCTGCACGAGGTCCGTCTCACCGCCGAGCGGGGCGAGCGCATCCTGGTCACCACCCTCACCAAGAGGATGGCGGAGGAGCTTACCGACTACTACCGCGAACTCGGTATCCGGGTGCGTTACCTGCACTCCGACATCGACACCTTCCAGCGCATGGAGATCCTGCGCGATTTGCGGCTGGGCGAATTCGACGTGCTGGTCGGCATAAACCTGCTGCGCGAGGGGCTTGACCTCCCCGAGGTGTCGTTGGTCGCCATCCTTGACGCCGACAAGGAAGGGTTCCTGCGTTCGACCCGCTCCCTGATCCAGACCTGCGGTCGCGCCGCGAGGAACGTGTCCGGGCGGGTGCTCATGTACGCCGACAAGATAACCGGGTCGATGAAGGATGCCATCGACGAGACCATCAGGCGCCGTGAGCTGCAGCAGGCCTACAACGAGGAGCACGGCATCACGCCCGAGAGTGTGAAGAGGCTGATCGCCAACGTGCTGCAGGCACCCGAGGAGAAGGACTATGTCACGGTGCCGGTGAAGGGGGAGGATTTCCTCAATCCCAAGGACCTGGAGAAGACGCTGAAGCGGTTGAAGAAGGAGATGCTGGCCGCCGCCAAGGCCCAAGAGTTCGAGCGGGCGGCGGAGCTGCGCGACAAGATCAAGCGGCTCGAGGTGGCGGAAATTACCAAAGGCAATTGA
- a CDS encoding twin-arginine translocase TatA/TatE family subunit produces the protein MFGFGMPELIIILVIVLVVFGAGRLPEIGGALGKSIRNFKKASSGKDEIEIKAGRPDDDKKGS, from the coding sequence ATGTTTGGATTCGGAATGCCGGAGCTCATTATTATCCTGGTGATCGTGCTCGTGGTGTTCGGTGCCGGCCGTCTCCCCGAGATCGGCGGCGCGCTCGGCAAGAGCATCAGGAACTTCAAGAAGGCTTCCAGCGGCAAGGACGAAATTGAGATTAAAGCCGGTCGCCCGGATGACGATAAGAAAGGGAGCTAG
- a CDS encoding exosortase system-associated protein, TIGR04073 family, whose amino-acid sequence MRTKATLLSLLLLMVFATSSFALEGQQPEAIAEKMAFKLVRGVTNTATSLVEVPKQSYLMVRDRGSIGYVVGPLKGVGMAFYRLLTGLTETVFFAVPQPGYYDPMINPEFVWEGWEEKRVEPRGQSEAQPVQAKGE is encoded by the coding sequence ATGCGTACCAAGGCAACCTTGTTATCCCTGTTGCTGCTCATGGTTTTTGCCACGTCTTCCTTTGCTTTGGAAGGTCAGCAGCCGGAGGCGATCGCGGAGAAGATGGCGTTCAAGCTGGTTCGCGGGGTGACCAACACCGCAACCTCGCTGGTCGAGGTGCCCAAGCAGTCCTACCTGATGGTGCGGGACCGCGGCAGCATAGGGTACGTGGTCGGGCCGCTGAAGGGCGTGGGTATGGCCTTCTACCGCCTGTTGACCGGCCTGACGGAGACCGTCTTTTTTGCGGTGCCGCAACCGGGCTATTACGACCCCATGATCAACCCCGAATTCGTCTGGGAGGGGTGGGAAGAAAAACGGGTAGAACCGAGGGGCCAGAGCGAGGCGCAACCAGTTCAGGCCAAGGGAGAGTAG
- the pcnB gene encoding polynucleotide adenylyltransferase PcnB, translating to MNTNMEKIIIPRAEHSISRSLLSPNGVKVLYKLREHGFIAYLVGGGVRDLLLGREPKDFDVVTDATPNQLKKLFRNCRLIGRRFRLAHIHFHDEIIEVATFRSTVDAAEAAQEEAAEALPEEPVEAPSEAEQLEEERDRRRRRHHHGPPILKSEDGMVLRDNVFGTPEEDAVRRDFTVNALFYNIADFSIIDHVGGMEDLKNGLIRTIGDPMVRFTEDPVRMIRAIRFASMLGFNIEPRTEAAIEALCGTINKATPPRLYEEVLKLLLMGAGERTYQMLRHSGLFEPLFPHFDAWLSRESDCYPHVRVGKALEWADDQIGQGIAVTPPLLIALMFGEYLEEKVAQFRDEGLPPQQATDAAVAAFAGELTPTVSVPNRVLVTVRDILNLQHRFQKTPGRNGRGVVARPAFRDALQYLHFMEQLTPPKRSLAEWWERFAAQQAEGVESAPHPKGEAAAAEGAKKKRRRRRRRRKPGGAPE from the coding sequence ATGAACACTAACATGGAAAAAATCATCATCCCGCGCGCGGAGCATTCAATCTCCCGGTCCTTATTGAGTCCCAACGGTGTCAAGGTGCTCTACAAGCTCCGGGAGCACGGCTTCATCGCCTACCTGGTGGGCGGCGGCGTCAGGGACCTGCTCCTCGGGCGCGAACCCAAGGACTTCGACGTCGTTACCGACGCAACCCCCAACCAGCTCAAGAAGCTGTTCCGCAACTGCCGCCTGATCGGCCGCCGCTTCCGCCTCGCCCACATTCACTTCCACGACGAGATCATCGAAGTCGCCACCTTCCGCTCCACCGTCGATGCCGCCGAAGCAGCCCAGGAAGAAGCCGCCGAGGCGCTGCCCGAGGAACCGGTGGAGGCTCCTTCCGAGGCGGAGCAACTCGAAGAGGAGCGCGACCGGAGAAGGCGCCGGCACCACCACGGTCCTCCCATCTTGAAGAGCGAGGACGGCATGGTGCTCCGGGACAACGTGTTCGGCACGCCGGAAGAGGATGCCGTTCGGCGGGATTTCACCGTTAACGCCCTGTTCTACAACATCGCCGACTTCTCCATCATCGACCACGTGGGCGGCATGGAGGATCTTAAGAACGGTCTGATCCGCACCATCGGCGACCCCATGGTCCGCTTCACCGAAGACCCCGTGCGCATGATCCGCGCCATCCGGTTCGCCTCCATGCTCGGCTTCAACATCGAACCGCGCACCGAGGCCGCCATCGAGGCCCTGTGCGGCACCATCAACAAGGCGACCCCGCCGCGCCTTTACGAGGAGGTGCTGAAACTGCTCCTCATGGGCGCCGGCGAGCGGACCTACCAGATGTTGCGCCACAGCGGGCTGTTTGAGCCGCTCTTCCCCCATTTCGACGCCTGGCTTTCCCGTGAATCGGACTGCTATCCCCACGTCCGTGTGGGCAAGGCGCTCGAATGGGCCGACGACCAGATCGGCCAGGGGATAGCCGTGACGCCGCCACTGCTGATCGCCCTCATGTTCGGCGAGTACCTGGAGGAGAAGGTGGCGCAGTTCCGTGACGAGGGGCTTCCCCCGCAGCAGGCGACCGACGCCGCGGTGGCCGCCTTTGCCGGCGAACTTACCCCAACCGTCTCGGTCCCGAACCGGGTGCTGGTCACGGTACGTGACATCCTGAACCTGCAGCATCGCTTCCAGAAGACACCGGGGCGAAACGGCCGCGGCGTGGTGGCACGTCCCGCCTTCCGTGATGCCCTCCAGTATCTGCATTTCATGGAGCAGCTTACCCCTCCCAAGCGATCTCTGGCCGAGTGGTGGGAGCGCTTCGCCGCCCAGCAGGCGGAGGGAGTAGAGTCCGCGCCCCACCCCAAAGGCGAGGCGGCAGCCGCCGAGGGTGCCAAGAAAAAGCGACGCAGGAGAAGACGGCGCAGAAAACCCGGAGGCGCGCCGGAATAA